Within Roseisolibacter agri, the genomic segment CCTCGGTGACCGAGTCCATGGTCGCCGCGATGCGCGTGACGCCGTCGGTGACCTGTGTGACGCCAGCCGCGACCTGCGCCACGCCGTCGCGCTGCTCGCGGCTCGCCTCGGCGATCTCGCCGACGACGCCGAGCACGCGCTGGACGCTGACGTCGATCTGGCGCAGGCCATCGGTCATCGTGCCCTGATGCCGCACGCCCGCCTCGGCGTGCTGCACGCTCTCCTCGATCAGCTGCGCCGTCGTGCGCGCGGCCTCGGCGCTGCGGAGCGCGAGCGCCCGCACCTCCTCCGCGACGACCGCGAAGCCGCGGCCCGCGTCGCCGGCGCGCGCCGCCTCGACCGCGGCGTTGAGCGCGAGCAGGTTCGTCTGGAACGCGATCTCGTCGATCGTGCGGACGATCTTCGCGGTGGAGTCGGCGCTCGCCTTGATCCGTGCGATCGCGCTCGTCAGCTGCGCGAGGCTCGCGCTGCTGGCATCCACGTGGGAGCGCGTCGCCTCGGCGACCGTGCGCGCCTGGGCAGCGCCATCGGCGTTCTGCTGGCTCATCGCCGCGATCTCGTGCAGGCTGGCCGACATCTGCTCGGCGCTGGCCGAGAGCTCCTGGATGTCGCGCGAGACCTCGCTCACCGCATCGGACTGGCGCACCGCGCCGTCAGCCAGCGCGCGGCCGCTCGACTCGATCTGGGCACCCGCGGCGCCGACCTGCTCACCGACCGCGGCGATATCGCGCAGCGCGTCCGCCAGCCCGTCGGCCGCGGTGTTCACCGCCGACTTGATGCGCGCGTGGTCGCCGCGGTACTCGCCGGTGACGCGCCGCGTGAGGTCGCGCGCCGCGACGCGCTCGAGCACGATCGCCGCTTCGCTCACGGGCGCCACGACGGCATCGAGCGTTGCATTGAGCCCGCCGACCAGCTGGCCGAACGCGCCCTCGAAGCGCGCCGCGTCGCCGCGCGCCGACAGGTCGCCGATCTGCGCCGCCTGCGTCAGGCGCGTCGTCTCGGACACGACCTCGCGCAGCGTCTCGACCGAGCGGCGGAACGATGCCGCCAGCGCGCCGATCTCGTCGCGCGCGTCGTAGGTGATCGCCTGCTCGACGTCGCCGCGCGCCACGCCGTCGGCGACGACCACGAGATCCGACAGCGGGCGGATGACGCGGCGCACCGCAAGCACGCTCGCCACGACGACGCCGGCGAAGAGCACGACTGCCGCGAGCGACAGCAGCTGCCGCTCGCGCGCGACCGTCACCGCCTGACGCGCGACCAGGGTGTCGACGTGCGCCGTGAGCGTGTCCGCGAGCTGCGTGAGCACCTCGGTCGGCGCGCGGTCGCGCCCCTTCATCATGCTGTCCGCGACGGCGGGGTTCTTCCCGTCAGCGGCGACGAACACGACCAGCGCCGAGTCGAACTCCTGGTCCAGCTGGGCGTGCGCCTTCGAGAACTGCTCCGTCAGGCGCAACGCGATCGTGTCGCCCGCGACGAGCGTCCGCAGGGAGTCGACGCGCGACGCCACGCGTGCCTCCTCTTCATGCAGCTGCTTCGTGTACTTCTCCCGCGCCTCGGCCTCGTGCCCGCGGATGAGGATGTTCTTCCACTCCTGCATCTGCGTCTTGAAGTGGACCTGCGCGACGATCGCGTCGCGGCGCGCCTGCACCGGGCCGGCCAGCATCTCGGCGTACGAGCGCGCGAGCGCGGCCTGGCGGACGAGCAGTGCGGTGGTCAGCGTGCCGCCGATCGCGATCGACAGCCCGACGGCGAGGTACATGCGCCGGGCGACGGTGAGGTTCCACATGGGACGAGAGAGGGGAGGGAGTGGGCAGCGCGAGCGTCGTGTAACGATTCGGTCACGACATGCGCGCCCTCTTCCAAGTCTCGTTACCCCCGCTGCCGATCTTCATGACGGGCGCCGTGACGTTTTCGTGTCACAGTCGGCCGCAAACGGCGCTCGGGCGCCGCGAGTTCGTCCCCTAGGGTCGATCGCCGTAGTGCGTGCGCCAGCGCTCCACCTTCTCGAGCACCTGCGCGACGGTGATGCGCGGCAGCCGGTCCATCCGGTTCTCCATCGAGATCGGGTAGTCCTCGCCCGGCTCGCCGTACGCGTCGATCATCAGGTCGCGGAACTTCCGGTACGGCCCCACGCGCTTCGGGTTCGAGTAGCCGATGAGCGACACCACCGGCCGGTCGAGCGCGACGGTCATGTGCAGCGGCCCCGTGTCCGGCGACAGCACGAGCGCCGAGCCGTCGAGGATCGACACGAGGTTGCGCAGCCCGCTGCCGAGCGCGGACACCGGCCTGTGGCGCGCCTCGCGCATGATGATCGCCTCCGCCGCCAGCTCGCGCTCCGAGCGCCCGCCGACCAGCACCGGCTGCAGCCCGTAGTCCGCGTACAGCGCGTCGCACACCGCGGCCCAGCGCTCGGGCAGCCAGTCCTTCTGCGGCTTGCTGGTGGCGACGACGATCGACGCGACGGGTCGCTGGATGGGCGCGAAGAAGTCGCGCTGCCACGCGCGCTCCTGCGGCCACGGGCCGAGGTCCCAGACCACCGGATCGTGCGGCACGCCGAGCGCGTCGAGGAACTCGAAGTACTGGTCCTGCACGTGCTGCATCGGGTGCGGCGGGACCTTCGCGTTCGTGAACAGCCAGTTGAAGTCGCGCGCGCGCGCCCGGTCGAAGCCGAGCTTCACCGGCGCCGGCACGAAGCCGGTGATGAGCCCCGCCTTGAAGTAGACCTGCAGGTCGATGCACAGGTCGAACGGCCCGCGCTCGTGCAGCGCACGCCGCACGTCGAGGAAGCCCTGCGCGCCGGCCGAGCGGTCGAAGAGCACGATGTCGTCGACGGCGGGATGGCCCCGCACGAGCGTCGCGGGGCCCGGCTGCAGCACCCAGGTCACGTGCGGCGCGGGCTGCAGGCGACGGAGCGCGGTGAGCAGCGGCAGCACGTGCACCGCGTCGCCGACGGCGCTCATCATCACCACGCACACGCGGCGCAGCGGGACGTGCGCGTACGGCGCGTCGGTGCGGCGCGCGATGGGCGGCAGGACGGTGGCCTCGCGCGGAACGCTCACGTCGTGCCGGAGTTGTGGCCCGGGCGCCAGACGAGGTCCACGTGCGCATCCGGGCCGCGGCGCGCCATCAGCCGCAGGCAGTCGAGCTCCAGATCCGACACGGCGAGCCCGCGCTGCGTGCGCCACTTGTGGATCGAGCGCTCCAGCCGGCGCAAGTTGGCCTCGCCGATCACGTGGCGGCGCGCGTCGGACGCCGCCTCCTTCTGGCGCGCGACGTCGAGGTCGAGCACCCAGGCGTCCAGCGCGTCGGGATCCTCGGCGCGCGGCGCTGGCGTCACGAGCACGTTCTTGAGGTTGAGGTCCGGATGCCGCACGCCCGAGTGCGCGAGCGCGTGCAGCAGCGCGCCCGTCGCGCGCACCCACGGCCCGCGCGGGTCGCGCATCAGCGGCAGCGTGCGCAGAAGCGCCGCGAGGTCCTGCGCGTCCGGCACGAGCCGCGTCATCACGTCGGCGCGCACGAGCCCCGGCCCCGCCGGATACAGCGCGTACGCCACCACCTCCGGCGTGCGCACGCCGGCCGCGCGCAGGCGCTCGCTCAGCGCGAGCTCGTGCGGCGCGCGCGACGGCGCGACGAACAGGTCGCGCGTGACGCGCGCGAGCAGCCCGCCGTGCCACGAGTGGCGCACCACGACGGCATCGCCGCCGGGCAGCGACACCGCCCACGCGGCGGCGCGGCCACGCAGCTCGCGGCGGCCAGGCTGCGCGCGCGCGAAGGCCGTCAGCGACCCGTGCTCCGCGATCGCGCGCGCGAGGTCGTCGGCGAGGTCGGCGCGGCAGACGAGCGTCGCGCCGCGCACCGCGAGCCGCACGTGACCCGCGGGCGCGGCGTCGAGCAGCGCGCTCACTCCGCGAGCGCCACGACGTGCACGGGCGTCGTGCCCAGGGCGTCGGACTCGCGCATGCGCGGGGCGGGGCGTCGCAGCGCCCGCCGCAACGAGTCCGCGAGCAGGATCTCGCCGGCGCCCGCGGCGTCGCACAGCCGGCTCGCCTGGTTCACGACGTCGCCGATCACCGTGAACTCGAGGCGGCGCTCGGAGCCGATGTTGCCCGCGAACACCTCGCCGTACGACAGGCCGATGCCGATCGCGAGCGGCTTGCGGTGCGCGGCCACGCGGCGCGCGTTGAGCGCGTCCACGGCGCCCAGCATGTCGATCGCCGCGGCCAGCGCGCGGTCGGCGTCGTCGGCGCCGCTCTCGGGCGCGCCCCACTGCGCCATCACGCAGTCGCCGATGAACTTGTCGAGCGTCCCGCCGTGGCGGAACACGCACTCCACCATGCCGCTCAGGAAGTCGCTGAGCGTCTCCGCGAGGTCGTCCGGCGACAGCTCGGCCGCGAGCTTGGTGAAGCCGCGCAGGTCGGCGAACAGCACGGCGACCGTGCGCCGCTCGCCCCCCAGCCGCACCGCATCCTGCGAGCGCGCGATGCGCTCGGCGACGGGCGGCGCGAAGTAGCGCGCGAAGTTCTCGCGCGCCACGGCCTCGCGCCGCACGCGCTCGGCCAGCCGCGCGTTCTCCAGCGACGCCGCCCCCAGCGACGCGAACGCCGTGAGGAAGTCGAGGTCCGCCTCGGCGAACTGGCGATGCGGATCGGCGCTGTCGACGTACAGCGCGCCGAACGCACCGCCCTCGGCGTCCAGCAGCGGCGCGCACATGGCGGAGCGCACGCGCTGCCGCAGCACCGACTGGCCGACGAAGCGTGGGTCTGCGGTGGCGTCGACGGTGAGCAGCGCGCTGCGGCGCGCGAGCGCGGCGCGCGTGATGGTGCGCGGCACCGGCGGCGCACCGGCGGCGATGAGGTCCGCGCCCCAGCGGTCGCGCGCGACGGCGGGCACCAGCTGCGCGTCGTAGTCGCTCGTGAGCAGGATGGCCGCGCGGTCCGCGTCGAGCGTGCGCAGCGCCGCGCCGACGATGCGCTCGTGCACGGCCGCGACGTCCGCCGCGCCGCCGAGGGCCTTCGTCGCCTCGAGGAGCTGCTGCAGGCGCCGCGCGGTGAGCTCCTGCGGCGACGCCGCCTCGCGCTCGGCCACGATGGGCGGCTCGCCGTCCGGATCCGCGGACGCGGGCGGGGCGGGCTGCGCCGGGGCAGCGGCGAGGACGGGGGCGGCCGCGGGGATCGGCGCGGCGCTGCGGGCGGGCGTCCGGGCCGTGCCCACCGCCGGCGGGGCCGCGGGCTGCGCGATTGGCTTCAGGAGCGTGGCGCCCGGCGGGGGCCCGGGCTCGGCCTCCTGCGGGACGGCCGGTGCGTCGGCGCTCGGCGTCGCGCGGCCCGCCCCCTCGTCGAGGTCCGACGCGGGGCGCGACCCGGAGGTCGCCTCCGCGGGGAGCAGCTCGGGCTCCGCGCTCGGGGCCGCGCTCGGGGCCGCGCTCGGGGCCGCGCCGCCGTTGTCGAGCACCACCAGCTGCTGGACCTCGCCGTTCTCGCCCTCGCCCTCGACGCGCAGCGGCACGACGCCGAAGGCGACCACGTCGCCGGCGCGCAGGCGCGCGCGCTCCACGCGCACGCCGTTGCGGAAGGTGCCGTTCCGCGACCCCAGGTCCATCACGACCAGATGGTCGTCCACGATGTGCACCTCGGCGTGGCGCCGGGAGACCGTGGGGTCGGAGAGGACCAGCGAGCACTCCGCGGAGCGCCCGACGACGAGCGACCCGCCCCCGGGCGGGAAGTCGGCGAGCGTGGTGCCGTGGGCGTCGACGAGGTGGAACGACATGCCCCGAATCTAATGGTCCCGGCGCCGCGTGCTCAGCCGGTCGGCCGCGGCGCCGCCGCCCGGACCCGGCCGATGGCGGTCAGCATCGCGCGCGCCTTGTTCTCGGTCTCCTCCCACTCCTTCACCGGGTCGGAGTCGTAGACGATGCCGGCCCCGGCCTGGACGCTGGCCTCCCCGCCCGCGATGACGCAGGTGCGGATGGTGATCGCCATGTCCATGCGCTGGTCGCCCGCCGCGATGTAGCCCACCGCGCCCGCGTACGGGCCGCGGCGCTCGGGCTCCAGCTCGTCGATGATCTCCATCGCGCGGACCTTGGGCGCGCCGCTCATCGTGCCGGCCGGGAAGACCGCGCGGAAGACGTCGATGGCCGAGCGGTCGTCGACCAGCGTGCCCTCCACCTGGCTGACGATGTGGAGCACGTGCGAGTAGCGCTCGATGTGCATGAGGCTCGTCACCTCGACGCTGCCGTAGCGCGCCACGCGCCCCACGTCGTTGCGGCCGAGGTCCACCAGCATCACGTGCTCGGCCCGCTCCTTCTCGTCGTCGAGCAGCTCGGCCGCCATCGCCTCGTCGGCGGCGGGCGTGGCGCCGCGCGGGCGCGTGCCGGCGATGGGGCGCACGATGACGCGGCGGTCGGCGACGCGCACCATCAGCTCGGGCGAGCAGCCCACCAGCTCCACCCCGTCGAGCACCAGGTGGTACATGTACGGCGACGGGTTGATGGCGCGCAGCGCGCGGTACAGCGCCGAGGAGTCGAAGTCGTGCGGCACGCGGATGCGGCGCGCCAGCAGCGCCTGGAAGCAGTCGCCGGCGCGCACGTACTCCTTGATGCGGTCGACGTCGGCGATGAAGCGCTCCCGCTCGTACGTGCTCTCGCCCACCGCCGGCGCGGCGGCCGGATCGAGGTCGAGCGCGGGGAGCGGCAGCGGCGCGCGCAGCCGCGCGATCGTCGCATCGACCGTCGCGACGGCGTCATCGTACGCGGCGCGCAGGTCGTGCGGATCGCCCGCGGTCGCCTCGTCCACCGGCACGCCGACGACGACGCGCGCCTGCGCGCGCAGGTTGTCGATCACGACCAGCGCGCGCGTGAAGACGAAGAGCGCGTCGGGCGCCTGCACGCCGCGCGGCGGCGCGTTCGGCAGCCGCTCGATGTGGCGCACCACGTCATACGCGAAGAAGCCCACCGCACCCGCCCAGAACGGCCCGAGCGCGGCGACGTCGGCCGGCCGGAAGCCGGCGACGATCGCCTGCAGGTCGGCGAGCGGGTCGGCGGGCGTGCGGGCGTTGTGCCAGCCGGACTCCGGCGTCCAGTCCTCGACCACGCCGTCGGCCAGCCGCCACGCGCCGCGCGGCTCGGTGCCGAGGAAGGTGTAGCGGCTCCAGGTCTCGCCGCCGGCGGGCGCGCTCTCCAGCAGGAACGCGAACGGGCCGCGCCGCAGCTTGGCGAACGCCGACACGGGCGTGTCGGTGTCGAGCAGGCAGTCGCGCCACACGGGCACCAGCGTGCCGGGCGCGGCGAGCGCGCGGAAGTCGTCGAAGGCGAGCACGATGTGCGAGGAAGGACGGCGAAGCCGGGGCAGGGACGTGCGCTGGGACTGCGCTTGCCGCGCGCCCGCGCCCCGGCGAGACTGCGGCATGCGTGACACGCGAGAGATGCGACCGACGCGCCCGACGTACCGTCGCCCGAGGACCGCCACGGTGATGCTCGTGGCGATCATCGCCGCGCTGCCGGCCGCTGCCGTCGCACAGGGCGCGACGCCGACGGCGAACGGCTGGAACGACTCGACGTCGATCGCGCTGGTGCGGCGGTCCGCGGAGCGGCGGCGCGTGCAGCTCGCCGACACGGCGCTGCGCGACTACCGCGCGCTGGCCCGCGGCACCCTCACCTTCCTCGGCCAGCTCGGCGACGTGATCGCCACGCCGCCGAAGGTCATCCAGGCCACGCAGGTGGCGACGGAAGTCTACTGGCGCGCGCCGAGCCTGAGCAAGCAGCGCGTCATCGGCTCGCGGGACACGACCGTGCTCCCGACCGACAACTCGTTCTACCGCGACCGGTTCGGGATCGTCCAGAACAACTTCCCGAACGTCATCCGCGTGGGCGAGGGGCGCGACGTGGCCGACGTGCCGCATCCCCTGTCCCCCAGCGGCGAGGCGCTCTACGACTTCGCGATCCGCGACTCGCTCGGCATCCGCCTGGGCGACCGGACGGTGAACGTGCTGGAGGTGCAGGTGCGGCCGAAGGACCCGACGCAGGCGCGCTTCGTCGGGACGCTGTTCGTGGACCGCGCCGACGCGCAGGTGGTGCGCATGGCGTTCACCTTCACCAACGCGTCGTACCTCGACAAGCGCAACGAGGACGTGTCGATCGTCCTCGAGAACGCGCTCGTGCAGGGCCGCTTCTGGCTGCCGCGCCGCCAGGAGGTGGAGGTGCGGCGCGTGGGCACGTGGATGGACTTCCCGGCGCGTGGCATCATCCGCGGCCGCTGGGACATCGGCGACTACCGCGTGAACCAGGAGCTGCCGATGACGACGTTCACCGGCCCGGAGCTGGTGTTCGCGTCGCCGGCCGAGCGCCGCGCGTACAGGTTCGAGGGCTCGATCCTGGACGCCATCCCGCCCGACGTCACGATGGTCACGGACGACGACGTGCAGCGGGTACAGGCGCAGGCGCGCGCGCTCGTGCAGGCGCAGGTGCTGCAGCGCGCGCGCGGGAGCGCGCTGTCGGCGCGCGCGATCTCGGACTTCGTGCGCGTGAACCGCGCGGAGGGGCTCGCGCTGGGCGCCGGCTACCTGACGCGGCTGGGCGGCGGCTACGCGCTGCGCGCACAGGGGCGCTACGGCTTCGCGGACCGGCAGGCGAAGGGCGCGCTGACGCTGGAGCGCCGCTGGGCCACCGGCGGCGCACTGCGCATCGAGGGCTTCCGCACGTACCGCGAGGCCGGCGACGAGCCGGAGGTGTCGCTCGCGCGCAACTCGCTCGCGGCGCAGGAGTTCGGGAGCGACTGGACGGATCCGTACGACGTCGCGGGCGTGCAGCTGGGCGCGTCGCTCCCGCTCTGGCGCGACATCCGCACGACGCTCACGCTCGGCTACGAGATGCAGGACGCGGTGTCGGTGCGCGCGCGGCCGCTGAGCGGCGCCTACGAGCCGACAATCCCGGCGGCGACGATCTCCGGGCTGCGGCTCACCGCGCTGGCCGAGCGGGCAGCGGTGACGGGGCCGTTCGGGACGTCGCTGCGCTGGCGCGCGGAGGTGCGCGGCGGCACCTGGACGTCGGGGCGCAACAACGGCCTCGCGTGCCCGCAGGGCGACGCGTGCGGCCACTTTGGGCGCGGCGCGCTGACGCTGGAGCTGGAGCGCCCGGTCGGTGCGGCGGAGACGAATCGACTCGTGACGCGGACGACGCTCGCGGGCGTCGTCGCGTCGTCGGAGGTCGGGCTGCTCGCACCCGGCCGGGGCAGCGCCGGCTCCGGGGATCCGGCGCGGGTGCGGACCGATCTCCCGCCGCAGGAGCTCGTGTACCTGGGCGGTCCGGTGACGGGGCCGGGCTACGACTTCCACGCGTTCGCGGGCCGCTTCGGCGCGAGCCAGCGCGTGGAGTGGCGGACGCCGGTACCGTTTCCGTCGATCTCGCTGGGGCGCTACGGGCGTTCGCCGGCGCGCGCGACGCTCGCGCCGTTCGCGCACACCGTCTACCTCGCGCGGCCGTCGCCCTTCCGGCCGGGGCAGGCAGGTTGGTCACCCGCGGTGGGTGCGGGCGCGTACCTGTTCTTCGACCTCGTGCGCATGGATGTCGCGCGCGGGCTGCGCGACGGGCGCTGGACGTTCTCGCTGGACGTCACGCGCGACTTCTGGCGCGTGCTCTGACGGGTCGGCGGCGCGGCGTGCCGTCCCGCGTCGCGGCGATGCGGGTGATGCGTGCGGCCGGTGCGAGACTCGGACACACCGAGCTCGCGCCGAATCCCGCGCCCATCGTCTCGTGAGCACTCGCCGTCCGCCGCCGCCAGCACCGCCCCGCGCGCCCGTCACCACCGAGCGGGCGGCGGCGGACGTCGTGCGGCTCGTGGAGCGGCT encodes:
- a CDS encoding methyl-accepting chemotaxis protein yields the protein MWNLTVARRMYLAVGLSIAIGGTLTTALLVRQAALARSYAEMLAGPVQARRDAIVAQVHFKTQMQEWKNILIRGHEAEAREKYTKQLHEEEARVASRVDSLRTLVAGDTIALRLTEQFSKAHAQLDQEFDSALVVFVAADGKNPAVADSMMKGRDRAPTEVLTQLADTLTAHVDTLVARQAVTVARERQLLSLAAVVLFAGVVVASVLAVRRVIRPLSDLVVVADGVARGDVEQAITYDARDEIGALAASFRRSVETLREVVSETTRLTQAAQIGDLSARGDAARFEGAFGQLVGGLNATLDAVVAPVSEAAIVLERVAARDLTRRVTGEYRGDHARIKSAVNTAADGLADALRDIAAVGEQVGAAGAQIESSGRALADGAVRQSDAVSEVSRDIQELSASAEQMSASLHEIAAMSQQNADGAAQARTVAEATRSHVDASSASLAQLTSAIARIKASADSTAKIVRTIDEIAFQTNLLALNAAVEAARAGDAGRGFAVVAEEVRALALRSAEAARTTAQLIEESVQHAEAGVRHQGTMTDGLRQIDVSVQRVLGVVGEIAEASREQRDGVAQVAAGVTQVTDGVTRIAATMDSVTEVTQGAAASAEESAAAAESLAGEATELARVVGTFVLPPRDGAGAHVVPAAVASRMRGGVPR
- a CDS encoding glycosyltransferase family 9 protein, which translates into the protein MSVPREATVLPPIARRTDAPYAHVPLRRVCVVMMSAVGDAVHVLPLLTALRRLQPAPHVTWVLQPGPATLVRGHPAVDDIVLFDRSAGAQGFLDVRRALHERGPFDLCIDLQVYFKAGLITGFVPAPVKLGFDRARARDFNWLFTNAKVPPHPMQHVQDQYFEFLDALGVPHDPVVWDLGPWPQERAWQRDFFAPIQRPVASIVVATSKPQKDWLPERWAAVCDALYADYGLQPVLVGGRSERELAAEAIIMREARHRPVSALGSGLRNLVSILDGSALVLSPDTGPLHMTVALDRPVVSLIGYSNPKRVGPYRKFRDLMIDAYGEPGEDYPISMENRMDRLPRITVAQVLEKVERWRTHYGDRP
- a CDS encoding lipopolysaccharide kinase InaA family protein, which encodes MSALLDAAPAGHVRLAVRGATLVCRADLADDLARAIAEHGSLTAFARAQPGRRELRGRAAAWAVSLPGGDAVVVRHSWHGGLLARVTRDLFVAPSRAPHELALSERLRAAGVRTPEVVAYALYPAGPGLVRADVMTRLVPDAQDLAALLRTLPLMRDPRGPWVRATGALLHALAHSGVRHPDLNLKNVLVTPAPRAEDPDALDAWVLDLDVARQKEAASDARRHVIGEANLRRLERSIHKWRTQRGLAVSDLELDCLRLMARRGPDAHVDLVWRPGHNSGTT
- a CDS encoding adenylate/guanylate cyclase domain-containing protein translates to MSFHLVDAHGTTLADFPPGGGSLVVGRSAECSLVLSDPTVSRRHAEVHIVDDHLVVMDLGSRNGTFRNGVRVERARLRAGDVVAFGVVPLRVEGEGENGEVQQLVVLDNGGAAPSAAPSAAPSAEPELLPAEATSGSRPASDLDEGAGRATPSADAPAVPQEAEPGPPPGATLLKPIAQPAAPPAVGTARTPARSAAPIPAAAPVLAAAPAQPAPPASADPDGEPPIVAEREAASPQELTARRLQQLLEATKALGGAADVAAVHERIVGAALRTLDADRAAILLTSDYDAQLVPAVARDRWGADLIAAGAPPVPRTITRAALARRSALLTVDATADPRFVGQSVLRQRVRSAMCAPLLDAEGGAFGALYVDSADPHRQFAEADLDFLTAFASLGAASLENARLAERVRREAVARENFARYFAPPVAERIARSQDAVRLGGERRTVAVLFADLRGFTKLAAELSPDDLAETLSDFLSGMVECVFRHGGTLDKFIGDCVMAQWGAPESGADDADRALAAAIDMLGAVDALNARRVAAHRKPLAIGIGLSYGEVFAGNIGSERRLEFTVIGDVVNQASRLCDAAGAGEILLADSLRRALRRPAPRMRESDALGTTPVHVVALAE
- a CDS encoding anthranilate synthase component I family protein, with translation MLAFDDFRALAAPGTLVPVWRDCLLDTDTPVSAFAKLRRGPFAFLLESAPAGGETWSRYTFLGTEPRGAWRLADGVVEDWTPESGWHNARTPADPLADLQAIVAGFRPADVAALGPFWAGAVGFFAYDVVRHIERLPNAPPRGVQAPDALFVFTRALVVIDNLRAQARVVVGVPVDEATAGDPHDLRAAYDDAVATVDATIARLRAPLPLPALDLDPAAAPAVGESTYERERFIADVDRIKEYVRAGDCFQALLARRIRVPHDFDSSALYRALRAINPSPYMYHLVLDGVELVGCSPELMVRVADRRVIVRPIAGTRPRGATPAADEAMAAELLDDEKERAEHVMLVDLGRNDVGRVARYGSVEVTSLMHIERYSHVLHIVSQVEGTLVDDRSAIDVFRAVFPAGTMSGAPKVRAMEIIDELEPERRGPYAGAVGYIAAGDQRMDMAITIRTCVIAGGEASVQAGAGIVYDSDPVKEWEETENKARAMLTAIGRVRAAAPRPTG